attattttatttttattattatcaataaatttttagttaattatcaaatgaaaaaattaatcaaattcgagaacaaaaaattttaaaattgaaaaattttaaaattattcaaaagaACTAAAAGTATTCGCATCAAAATGACTTAACTTCTTATGTTGGATATAACTATATATAgaaataaatatagaaaaattaattataagatttttattaaataaaaattataaaaattttaaataagaattacataattataactttaattattatatattttatatgaaagtattatactaaattattgtataaaatttatagagttaaaaaataaaagataatataatcttaaatatatgaaataataatatatttttttaaaaaaaaaaactaaaaagagatagaaattaaaaattagtaaaagtAAACATATCagacaaaaataaatatatatctaaatcaataaatttaaaattggtaagagaaataaaatttttattttatataattatataaatttaagtaaaataatttttaaaagttaattaggaagagaattaatataaaattaatgagataaaaaaatataaattagatttattatttgtttaatctaaaattttagtcTGATTCAGAAATTGAAACAAATTGaccgattcgattttaatctgATCATGATCCGAACCGGACCCATGCCAAGTCTAGTTTAGGAGAATGAAAATAAGATCCAAAAGCTCATGAGCTCATCTTCTTTAGATATTTGCCATTTAAAGCCAAAAGGCAGCTAGGCAGGAAACTCACGCTTCCAACCACAAGAATCAGCCAAAAAATTATAGCTAATATTATATTCTTATGCGTCAGTCCATGTCCCACAAAACCCTAACCTCGTAATCTCTCAACAGCCTATATATACAATCAAATCTCAGCCTCTAAGTTCACATCACAGTCACCAACAAGCTCAAAACAATCTTCCCAGTTCACAATCTagcaaagaaattaattaaccaTGAAGTGCAGCTCAGTGATTTGTGTGTTGGCTGTTGTAGCCATGGTTCAGACGTTCATGGTGGTGCCAGGAGAGTCCCTGAAGCTAAGCTGTGGGCAAGTGAACTCGCTCATGTCAGGCTGCATCCCGTTCTTGACAGGATCGACGACAACTCCGTCAGACGTTTGTTGTTCAGGGGCAAGGAATTTGGAAGGACTTACACAAAGTGTCTCCGACAAGAGAGCTGCATGCGAATGTCTGAAGACAGCCGCCAATAGTATGCCAAATTTGAAGGATCAGGCTGCTGCCTCACTCCCAACTCAGTGTGGTATTGTTATGAACATTCCCATCTCCAGAAACATCAACTGTAACAGGtaattgcttctttttcttactcTATCAAGATTCTGAtttctaaaattataagatttgattcaattaatgtgtttttttttttttttgttggagcAGCATCAGCAGAGCTCAAGGCAATGGGAACTAAGaaataataaagaaacataAGTACTGTGATGGGCGTCTCCCTTCTTCTATAGTgtagttataaataaataaatagaagggGATTTACTTGTGTGTGTGCTAGGGCACACTACTTGTTCCTTATCATAATATTGTAACTGTGATGATCACAAATATATGAAAGCCTCTTTTCTATGTATGGTTATGAAAATGCGCAAATGTATTAAAGAATTAATACATCAtccaaatgaaaataattttataaagaaattcataaaaagttattatcatatttttttgacatacattaaattaaatagtagagacatacatatttaaaattttataagaaatttttaaaaaattgagagTCTGAAcactaattaaaaagttaaagtgTTAGAATATTCAGTATtcgatataaatttaaattaattagactaataaaattttaaattgaaaatagtttacataaaaaaaaatctttctttTCCACCATCGTAATCAAATTCTTGGGCTATCCAAACCTTATACTGTATTGCCCTTCATCTCAATATAAATAgtcgataataaaaataaaaataagaagaaaattaCAACACAGGGCTTGACCATTTTAACATTATGgtaactaaattatatatatatataaaataattattcaagaGTTTTCCGACAGACTTAAACAATAGAAGATCAAGGCATGAAGACCTCTCACAACTAGGACTTGGAACAAGGAGGCATATAAGGAGGGGGCCGGCGAATGCTTGTCGCTTCTGTGCCCCCATTCTTCACTATTAGCACAGTGTCCATTCCCCAACTTGCATGACGCTCCAAATGACAGTGCATAAACCACACCCCTGAAAAATCATCACACATTTATCATCAAATATAAACATTTCTTATATCGGATTTTTTGCTGAAATTGATCTCTATACAGTGAAATCCACTTATTAAATATATcggtattaaaagaaaaattatacttaaatcaagtttatacaaatttataatgtaaaataatattGGAATCCACAGGCGTCCGTGAAATAAAGATTGCCGGTGTCGGAAAACTTGTTTGTTATGTAGAGAGAGATATATACGTACCAGGATTATCTGCGTAAAATCTGATAGCAGCCCATCCATTCTTGGGAAGGCCAATGGTGTTAACTTCTGGCGGATCAATCAAATTGTAAGTTGAGGGATCAGTGGCATTGTTAAAATTTCCTGTGTTCTTTCCAACCAAATAGAAGCTGAAACCGTGGAGATGCATTGGatgattttcggccgccgacaGATTGGTCCCTTGGAAAACAATTTCTATCGTTTCATTAAAATCTACCATTATCACCTTGGTTCCTAAGCTTGTGTACAACGTAATGTTGTCCACATTTCCAGTGAAGTCAAAGAACATTGGAGGCTTTTCGGGGAAATCTGTAGTGTAAACATCCTTAGTCAAGTTCCTGCACAAATTAAAGACCTCCAAGATTAATAATATCTCAAATTAACCTCATGCATCACAAGGCCTAACTCCACCCCAAGAGGTGGCTCAACTCGATCCGGCCATTTTACGGTTTTTGAAATCGAAACCACCAGTTTAGTAATACATGGCGCAAACTGATAAGAGACAACACATTTAATACAGGAACACAAAAAGCAATACATACCAGTAATATGCCTCGAGAATTGATATAGAAGGAGTATCAAAGCTGACGTTGTTCAGGCTTGCAGACAACCTATCTCCATTAGAATTCCCTGAACATGAATTGTTGGGACAAGGCAAAATGTTTGTGGACACTGTCATGTAGATTTGTCTGCTGATGTTTTGTGGGACATTAACAGGATGTTCTGCACTGTTCAAAGCTCTAATCTTATCTGTGAAGATTGCTGCAGCATCAGAATCATTATAAAAAGGCAAAACTGGAAATGGGATTGATGATGGAGGAGTATAATTGCCCTTATACTCAAGAATTGCAGTAGTCGTGGTGTTGTCAAATGGGGCTATAGAATCAGCGAAAGGTGAGCCAGCAATGTAGTAGTAGCTACGAGTTTTGTTTGCTGTGAGCAAGACGTCCATGGTTTGGCCTGGAGCTATGACGATGTAGTCTACAGTTACAGGCTTCACGTATGCGCCATCTGTGCCTACAAGTGTGAGGTT
This is a stretch of genomic DNA from Manihot esculenta cultivar AM560-2 chromosome 2, M.esculenta_v8, whole genome shotgun sequence. It encodes these proteins:
- the LOC110609863 gene encoding non-specific lipid-transfer protein B, which encodes MKCSSVICVLAVVAMVQTFMVVPGESLKLSCGQVNSLMSGCIPFLTGSTTTPSDVCCSGARNLEGLTQSVSDKRAACECLKTAANSMPNLKDQAAASLPTQCGIVMNIPISRNINCNSISRAQGNGN
- the LOC110608592 gene encoding putative laccase-9 is translated as MKAIPWFVLVAYICLASSLHFGLVEAATKYYTFVLKESNFTKLCSTKSMLTVNDSFPGPEIHVHKGDTVFVNVHNQGKYGVTIHWHGVKQPRNPWSDGPENVTQCPIPAGTNFTQEINFSSEEGTLWWHAHSDWSRATVHGAIIIYPQNGTTYPYVKPHHEETIVLASWYKADVMEVITDALTTGADPNVSDAYTINGEPGDFYDCSNETTYRLSVEYGKTYLLRIINAILNEETFFGIAEHNLTLVGTDGAYVKPVTVDYIVIAPGQTMDVLLTANKTRSYYYIAGSPFADSIAPFDNTTTTAILEYKGNYTPPSSIPFPVLPFYNDSDAAAIFTDKIRALNSAEHPVNVPQNISRQIYMTVSTNILPCPNNSCSGNSNGDRLSASLNNVSFDTPSISILEAYYWNLTKDVYTTDFPEKPPMFFDFTGNVDNITLYTSLGTKVIMVDFNETIEIVFQGTNLSAAENHPMHLHGFSFYLVGKNTGNFNNATDPSTYNLIDPPEVNTIGLPKNGWAAIRFYADNPGVWFMHCHLERHASWGMDTVLIVKNGGTEATSIRRPPPYMPPCSKS